The following are encoded in a window of Phragmites australis chromosome 22, lpPhrAust1.1, whole genome shotgun sequence genomic DNA:
- the LOC133904357 gene encoding probable serine/threonine protein kinase IRE, translated as MEKDGGGARGRPAMVDGGREMDSPRFRAILRATSGRRKRAPEVKSFSHELNARGGVPAAMRKLVRGAGLSTTPEEFIGAIRTKFIRLKEEVDCELGVFAGDLVGALARGEQPEEWRVALEDLLVVAQRCAEMSPEEFWTRCEGIVQSLDDRRQELAAGVPKQAHTRILFILTRCTRLLQFRKEAGGGCRYDDDDDKQHVLGLHQLSDLGLYPFHVAGGASGDLGRKSTSSLTELKERLIRRRMLEHKQLTVDFSPARLFSGDAAADHSPTGKMASWKKLPSPAEKNKSNGNKNSTAGAVDATKVADDTPTKKKVITRNSKVTVDEIVERVDAASIHPDGLACLGDAALQLAIPSEYPEAQQIIVDGKPRMICRICDFEIPMACAEGHFVVCTLADRCDAKGLSADQRLLRVAEVLDRVLTCFEYRSPHAPAAATEIDGGRASTSSPTESDVSNSNADHDNLSHLLTAPSTELFSEGALTPASGSLPQSPLLTPRTSHAESQLTKHKGFAELENYQQIESLLAIARGIESIKNSEYSSLEDLSSYLEDLNAVIDTRKVDALVVETFGRRIAKLLQEKFMQLCGQIDDMNTDPLGPIDEDGPMESSVSSRTSQALNVKFKDRTSIEDFEIIKPISRGAFGRVFLAKKRVTGDLFAIKVLKKADMIRKNAVEGILAERDILISARNPFVVRFFYSFTCRENLYLVMEYINGGDLYSLLRNLGCLDEDMARTYIAELVLALEYLHSMNVIHRDLKPDNLLISRDGHIKLTDFGLSKVGLINSTDDLSGPDVSSALVGDHQPTDAEQRALKREQRQRQTAVGTPDYLAPEILLGMTHGPTADWWSVGIILFELLVGIPPFNAEHPQIIFDNIMNREIPWPHVPEELSFEAYDLIDKLLIENPVQRLGATGAGEVKAHPFFKDINWDMLARQKVAFIPSTDDEYDTSYFACRHAWGSADEHVNAACNEYDDRSETSSMSCGSSPQSCDYEEDGDECGSMEEFGAPSLSVKYSFSNFSFKNISQLASMNYDLITKHNEDPLQSSKS; from the exons ATGGAG AAGGACGGCGGTGGCGCGCGGGGGCGGCCGGCGATGGTGGACGGCGGGCGGGAGATGGACTCGCCGCGGTTCCGCGCGATCCTGCGCGCCACGAGCGGCCGCCGGAAGCGCGCGCCGGAAGTGAAGAGCTTCTCGCACGAGCTGAACGCGCGTGGGGGCGTCCCAGCGGCCATGCGGAAGCTGGTGCGCGGCGCGGGGCTCAGCACCACCCCCGAGGAGTTCATCGGCGCCATCCGGACCAAGTTCATCCggctcaaggaggaggtggactgCGAGCTCGGCGTGTTCGCGGGCGACCTCGTCGGCGCGCTGGCGCGGGGCGAGCAGCCGGAGGAGTGGCGCGTCGCGCTGGAGGACCTGCTGGTGGTGGCGCAGCGGTGCGCGGAGATGAGCCCCGAGGAGTTCTGGACCAGGTGCGAGGGCATCGTGCAGAGCCTCGACGACCGCCGCCAGGAGCTCGCCGCTGGCGTGCCCAAGCAGGCGCACACCCgcatcctcttcatcctcacgcGATGCACCCGCCTCCTGCAGTTCCGCAAGGAGGCCGGCGGCGGATGCCgctacgacgacgacgacgacaagcAGCACGTGCTCGGCCTGCACCAGCTCAGCGACCTCGGACTCTACCCGTTCCacgtcgccggcggcgcctCCGGGGACCTCGGCCGCAAGAGCACCTCCAGCCTCACCGAGCTCAAGGAGCGGCTCATCCGCCGCCGGATGCTTGAGCACAAGCAGCTCACCGTCGACTTCTCCCCGGCGAGGCTCTTCTCCGGGGACGCAGCCGCTGACCACTCACCCACCGGCAAGATGGCGTCTTGGAAGAAGCTCCCCTCGCCCGCCGAGAAGAACAAGAGCAACGGCAACAAGAATTCCACCGCCGGCGCCGTCGACGCCACCAAGGTGGCCGACGACACCCCGACGAAGAAGAAGGTGATCACCCGGAACAGCAAGGTGACCGTGGACGAGATCGTGGAGCGCGTCGACGCCGCGAGCATCCACCCGGACGGGCTGGCGTGCCTGGGCGACGCGGCGCTGCAGCTGGCGATCCCGTCCGAGTACCCGGAGGCGCAGCAGATCATCGTGGACGGGAAGCCGCGGATGATCTGCCGCATCTGCGACTTCGAGATCCCCATGGCGTGCGCCGAGGGCCACTTCGTGGTGTGCACGCTCGCCGACCGCTGCGACGCCAAGGGCCTCAGCGCCGACCAGCGCCTGCTGCGGGTCGCCGAGGTGCTCGACCGCGTGCTCACCTGCTTCGAGTACCGGAGCCCCcacgcccccgccgccgcgacGGAGATCGACGGCGGCAGGGCGAGCACGTCGTCGCCGACGGAGTCCGACGTGTCCAACTCCAACGCCGACCACGACAATTTGTCCCACTTGCTGACCGCGCCGTCGACCGAGCTCTTCTCAGAG GGGGCGCTGACGCCGGCGTCGGGGAGCCTGCCGCAGTCGCCATTGCTGACGCCACGGACCAGCCACGCGGAGTCGCAGCTGACGAAGCACAAGGGGTTCGCGGAGCTCGAGAACTACCAGCAGATCGAGAGCCTGCTGGCCATCGCTCGTGGCATCGAGAGCATCAAGAACTCCGAGTACAGCTCGCTGGAGGACCTCAGCTCCTACCTCGAGGACCTCAACGCCGTCATCGACACGAGGAAGGTCGACGCCCTCGTCGTCGAGACGTTCGGACGACGGATCGCCAAGCTACTACA GGAGAAATTTATGCAGCTGTGTGGGCAAATCGACGACATGAACACCGATCCGTTGGGTCCGATCGATGAGGACGGGCCCATGGAGAGCAGTGTGAGCTCAAGAACGAGCCAGGCGCTGAATGTGAAATTCAAGGACCGGACGTCGATCGAGGACTTCGAGATCATAAAGCCCATCAGCCGCGGCGCGTTCGGACGCGTCTTCCTCGCCAAGAAGAGGGTAACTGGAGACCTCTTCGCCATCAAG GTGCTGAAGAAAGCGGACATGATCCGGAAGAACGCGGTGGAGGGCATCCTGGCGGAGCGCGACATCCTCATCTCGGCGCGCAACCCGTTCGTG GTCCGATTTTTCTACTCCTTCACATGTAGGGAAAACCTCTATCTCGTCATGGAGTACATCAACGGGGGAGACCTCTACTCCCTGCTCAGGAACCTGGGTTGCCTGGACGAAGACATGGCAAGAACCTACATTGCTGAACTT GTTCTTGCACTGGAGTACCTGCATTCTATGAATGTGATCCACCGTGATCTGAAGCCTGACAACCTGTTGATCTCTCGTGATGGCCATATAAAGCTGACTGATTTCGGGCTGTCAAAAGTTGGTCTGATCAACAGCACGGACGATCTGTCCGGGCCAGATGTGAGCAGCGCTCTGGTGGGTGACCATCAGCCGACAGATGCAGAGCAGCGAGCTCTGAAGCGGgagcagaggcagaggcagacaGCCGTGGGCACTCCTGACTACTTGGCCCCCGAGATACTGCTGGGCATGACCCATG GTCCAACTGCAGATTGGTGGTCAGTTGGCATCATCCTCTTTGAGCTTCTTGTGGGAATTCCTCCGTTCAATGCTGAGCACCCGCAG ATAATATTTGACAATATAATGAATCGGGAAATACCGTGGCCACATGTACCAGAGGAACTGAGTTTTGAAGCATATGACTTGATTGATAA GTTGCTCATCGAAAACCCAGTGCAAAGATTAGGCGCAACAGGTGCTGGAGAG GTAAAGGCTCATCCGTTCTTCAAAGACATCAACTGGGACATGCTTGCCAGACAAAAG gttgCATTTATCCCTTCTACAGATGATGAGTACGACACGAGCTACTTCGCCTGCCGCCAC
- the LOC133904630 gene encoding uncharacterized protein LOC133904630, whose amino-acid sequence MSVEEDRRLRRSPPVDMRPERERRREREQPRCREVAGGTAAECAAVCCCFPCAVVELVALSAVRVPAALCRRAFLARRRRRRAAAKRKEMEELLAADAASLRSRATAAAKASKKADATEHWPDMHSTGELAEVEKEVWASFQGAGFWRSPSQREVRR is encoded by the coding sequence ATGTCGGTGGAGGAGGACCGGCGCCTTCGGCGGTCCCCGCCGGTGGATATGCGGCCGGAGCGCGAGCGGCGGCGCGAGCGGGAGCAGCCGCGGTGCAGGGAGGTGGCGGGCGGGACGGCGGCCGAGTGCGCCGCCGTGTGCTGCTGCTTCCCGTGCGccgtcgtcgagctcgtcgCCCTCTCCGCAGTGCGCGTGCCCGCCGCGCTCTGCCGCCGCGCCTTCCTCGcgaggcgccggcgccggcgcgccgcggccaagaggaaggagatggaggagctcCTCGCCGCAGACGCCGCCTCCCTCAGGTCTCGCGCCACCGCAGCGGCCAAGGCCAGCAAGAAGGCGGATGCGACGGAGCACTGGCCGGACATGCACTCGACGGGAGAGCTCGCCGAGGTGGAGAAGGAGGTCTGGGCCAGCTTCCAGGGCGCCGGTTTCTGGCGGAGCCCGTCGCAGCGCGAGGTCAGGAGGTga
- the LOC133905230 gene encoding protein YABBY 6-like isoform X2 has protein sequence MLNIVTVRCGHCTNLLSMNLRGLMHSPPVQDHLQENINKVHSINGALRDQCGHLEFGSSSSKFRLPMMYSAQNDHQEQVLNDRPPEKRQRVPSAYNRFIKEEIQRIKSNNPDISHREAFSTAAKNWAHYPNIHFGLSPGREGGKKLIDETVTAAAAPKKIQVSTDRCASSTSTNARIIITKYNVNKE, from the exons ATGCTCAACATTGTGACAGTTCGGTGTGGACACTGCACAAATCTATTGTCGATGAACTTGAGAGGACTGATGCACTCACCCCCAGTGCAAGATCATCTCCAG GAGAACATCAACAAGGTCCATAGCATCAATGGCGCCTTGCGTGATCAATGCGGCCATTTGGAGTTCGGTTCTTCGTCCTCAAAGTTCCGGCTGCCTATGATGTACTCGGCACAAAATGATCACCAGGAACAAGTGCTAAATGATCGTC CTCCGGAGAAGAGGCAACGGGTTCCTTCGGCGTATAACAGATTCATCAA GGAAGAGATACAAAGGATCAAATCAAACAACCCCGACATTAGCCACAGGGAAGCTTTCAGCACAGCAGCCAAGAAC TGGGCGCATTATCCAAATATCCATTTCGGGCTAAGCCCTGGCCGAGAGGGTGGCAAGAAGCTTATCGATGAGACTGTCACAGCCGCGGCGGCTCCTAAGAAGATACAAGTTTCTACTGATAGATGTGCGAGCTCAACCAGCACGAATGCAAGAATTATTATCACAAAATATAATGTGAATAAAGAATaa
- the LOC133905230 gene encoding protein YABBY 6-like isoform X1 — protein MSAQIASADHVCYVHCNFCNTVLAVSVPGNSMLNIVTVRCGHCTNLLSMNLRGLMHSPPVQDHLQENINKVHSINGALRDQCGHLEFGSSSSKFRLPMMYSAQNDHQEQVLNDRPPEKRQRVPSAYNRFIKEEIQRIKSNNPDISHREAFSTAAKNWAHYPNIHFGLSPGREGGKKLIDETVTAAAAPKKIQVSTDRCASSTSTNARIIITKYNVNKE, from the exons ATGTCGGCGCAGATCGCTTCGGCAGACCATGTGTGCTATGTGCACTGCAACTTCTGCAACACAGTTCTCGCT GTTAGTGTCCCGGGGAATAGCATGCTCAACATTGTGACAGTTCGGTGTGGACACTGCACAAATCTATTGTCGATGAACTTGAGAGGACTGATGCACTCACCCCCAGTGCAAGATCATCTCCAG GAGAACATCAACAAGGTCCATAGCATCAATGGCGCCTTGCGTGATCAATGCGGCCATTTGGAGTTCGGTTCTTCGTCCTCAAAGTTCCGGCTGCCTATGATGTACTCGGCACAAAATGATCACCAGGAACAAGTGCTAAATGATCGTC CTCCGGAGAAGAGGCAACGGGTTCCTTCGGCGTATAACAGATTCATCAA GGAAGAGATACAAAGGATCAAATCAAACAACCCCGACATTAGCCACAGGGAAGCTTTCAGCACAGCAGCCAAGAAC TGGGCGCATTATCCAAATATCCATTTCGGGCTAAGCCCTGGCCGAGAGGGTGGCAAGAAGCTTATCGATGAGACTGTCACAGCCGCGGCGGCTCCTAAGAAGATACAAGTTTCTACTGATAGATGTGCGAGCTCAACCAGCACGAATGCAAGAATTATTATCACAAAATATAATGTGAATAAAGAATaa